Proteins co-encoded in one Theileria equi strain WA chromosome 3, complete sequence genomic window:
- a CDS encoding hypothetical protein (encoded by transcript BEWA_006640A): MAKQEFETRLNTIQLRYKKNKAKQEKIDIKELETLHKSLNKRLIEKLKSCRELMLKQDETLVKINSMLEG, translated from the exons ATGGCAAAACAG GAGTTTGAAACTAGGCTGAATACCATTCAACTCAGATACAAGAAAAATAAAGCCAAACAGG AAAAAATCGATATCAAAGAACTAGAGACGCTACATAAAAGTCTAAATAAGCGATTGATCGAG AAACTGAAAAGTTGTAGAGAACTTATGCTAAAGCAGGATGAAACACTGGTTAAGATCAACTCCATGCTAGAAGGATAA